The Rhizobium leguminosarum genome includes a region encoding these proteins:
- a CDS encoding MarR family winged helix-turn-helix transcriptional regulator: MNKNQSLPWDHPRFRSWIAVARACQLMQQSLARSLADLDIKPPHLDILVNLYRFEGISQQELARKLLVGRSNMSMLLPQMEKRGLILRRDDERDKRVLRLYLTPAGRKLSEEAMAIQTGLIDRVLSNEPITQCMATADSMERIITVLLKDQRDED, translated from the coding sequence ATGAACAAAAATCAATCCCTTCCCTGGGATCATCCGCGTTTTCGCAGCTGGATCGCGGTGGCTCGCGCCTGCCAGCTGATGCAACAATCTCTTGCCCGCTCGCTTGCCGATCTCGACATCAAGCCGCCGCACCTCGATATCCTGGTCAATCTCTATCGTTTCGAAGGCATCTCGCAGCAGGAGCTGGCGCGCAAACTGCTGGTCGGCCGCTCCAATATGAGCATGCTCTTGCCGCAGATGGAGAAGCGCGGCCTGATCCTTCGCCGCGATGACGAGCGCGACAAGCGCGTGCTGCGCCTCTATTTGACGCCAGCGGGTCGAAAGCTGAGTGAGGAAGCCATGGCCATCCAGACCGGCCTCATCGACCGCGTGCTGTCGAACGAGCCAATAACGCAATGCATGGCGACCGCCGATTCGATGGAGCGCATCATCACTGTGCTGCTGAAAGATCAGCGCGACGAGGACTGA